The Stenotrophomonas rhizophila genome has a window encoding:
- the hpf gene encoding ribosome hibernation-promoting factor, HPF/YfiA family — protein MRIETFGKDVEVTPALHSYVEEKLARIGKHFDQHCDARVTLKLQKPDHHVDASVNIPGQTLHAEANGQTMYAAIDVLADKLDRLVIKHKEKKHQHAPVPAPLGDNDA, from the coding sequence ATGCGCATCGAAACGTTTGGCAAAGATGTCGAAGTCACCCCGGCCCTGCATTCCTACGTAGAGGAGAAGCTGGCACGGATCGGCAAGCACTTCGATCAGCATTGCGACGCGCGGGTCACACTGAAGCTTCAGAAGCCCGACCACCACGTCGACGCCAGCGTGAACATCCCCGGCCAGACCCTCCACGCCGAAGCCAACGGCCAGACCATGTATGCGGCCATCGATGTGCTCGCCGACAAGCTGGACCGGCTGGTGATCAAGCACAAGGAGAAAAAGCACCAGCACGCCCCGGTTCCGGCTCCCTTGGGCGACAATGACGCCTGA
- a CDS encoding RNA polymerase factor sigma-54, whose translation MKARLQTSLGQQLVMTPQLRQAIKLLQMSSAELELEIAEAVETNPLLDWAENAEPTLDAAPDSDERPPEVAERDNGGDGDSAPSGADDWAPGEGDWSSGSSGGSFDDDDNGSAAERVAETESLADHLLWQLHLSHLSRRDRSIGAALIDAFEDDGYLREPLSAIAETLLPAIHADEAEILTVLHQIQRFDPIGVGARSLGECLQLQLDVLDPQTPGLALARRIADGPLERLPRSGVAGIAHELREPVEAVDTAVQLLRSLDPRPGTQIGELAHDSYVVPDCVVWRQNGSWRAALAGHAGPKVVIHRGYEQMIRRCGESDAGYLRSHLQEARWLLKGLEARGETLLRVMRCLLQQQAAFLEFGAQALRPLTLREVAGELGLHESTISRAIARKYVRTPRGTLALRAFFASGIDTDSGGEASSTAIQAMIRRLIDDENPRKPLSDAKLADLLKTSGIPVARRTVAKYREAMNISASHERVRIA comes from the coding sequence ATGAAAGCACGGCTGCAGACATCGCTGGGACAACAACTGGTCATGACGCCGCAGCTGCGTCAGGCCATCAAGCTGTTGCAGATGTCCAGCGCCGAACTGGAACTGGAAATCGCCGAGGCGGTGGAAACCAACCCGCTGCTGGACTGGGCCGAAAACGCCGAACCCACCCTGGATGCCGCGCCGGACAGCGATGAGCGACCGCCCGAAGTGGCCGAACGCGACAACGGCGGCGACGGCGATTCGGCCCCCTCCGGCGCCGATGACTGGGCGCCCGGCGAAGGCGACTGGAGCAGCGGCAGCAGCGGCGGCTCGTTCGACGATGACGACAACGGCAGCGCCGCCGAGCGCGTGGCCGAGACCGAAAGCCTGGCCGACCACCTGCTGTGGCAGCTGCACCTGTCGCACCTGTCCCGCCGCGACCGCAGCATCGGCGCCGCGCTGATCGATGCCTTCGAGGACGACGGTTACCTGCGCGAACCGCTGTCGGCCATCGCCGAAACCCTGCTCCCGGCCATTCATGCCGATGAAGCGGAAATCCTCACCGTGCTGCACCAGATCCAGCGCTTCGACCCGATCGGGGTCGGCGCGCGCAGCCTGGGCGAATGCCTGCAGCTGCAGCTGGACGTACTGGACCCGCAGACCCCCGGCCTGGCCCTGGCCCGGCGCATTGCCGACGGCCCGCTGGAGCGCCTCCCGCGCAGCGGCGTGGCCGGCATTGCCCATGAACTGCGCGAGCCGGTGGAGGCGGTGGACACCGCCGTGCAGCTGCTGCGCTCGCTGGACCCGCGCCCGGGCACCCAGATCGGCGAGCTGGCCCACGACAGCTACGTGGTGCCCGACTGCGTGGTCTGGCGCCAGAACGGCAGCTGGCGGGCCGCCCTGGCCGGCCATGCCGGGCCCAAGGTGGTCATCCACCGCGGCTATGAACAGATGATCCGCCGCTGTGGCGAAAGCGACGCCGGCTACCTGCGCAGCCACCTGCAGGAGGCGCGCTGGCTGCTCAAGGGCCTGGAGGCTCGTGGCGAGACCCTGCTGCGGGTGATGCGCTGCCTGCTGCAGCAGCAGGCCGCCTTCCTCGAGTTCGGCGCGCAGGCCCTGCGCCCGCTGACACTGCGCGAGGTGGCCGGGGAGCTGGGCCTGCACGAATCGACCATTTCCCGGGCCATTGCCCGCAAATACGTGCGCACCCCGCGCGGCACCCTGGCGCTGCGCGCCTTCTTCGCCTCGGGGATCGATACCGACAGCGGCGGCGAGGCCTCGAGCACCGCCATCCAGGCCATGATCCGGCGCCTGATCGACGACGAGAACCCGCGCAAGCCGCTTTCTGACGCCAAGCTGGCTGACCTGCTCAAGACCTCGGGAATACCGGTGGCGCGCCGCACCGTGGCGAAGTATCGTGAAGCCATGAACATTTCCGCCTCGCACGAACGAGTACGCATCGCCTGA
- the lptB gene encoding LPS export ABC transporter ATP-binding protein: MLVAKGLRKRYKQREVVKEFGLTLDAGEVVGLLGPNGAGKTTCFYMIVGLVEADAGSIVLDGKDITADPMYTRAKQGVGYLPQEPSVFRKLTVADNLRLVLELREDLDKAGREKELNSLLDELQINHVADQLGASLSGGERRRCEIARALAAKPRLILLDEPFAGVDPISVGEIQRIVLHLKQRGIGVLITDHNVRETLGICDRAYILNEGSVLAQGAPDAILENADVRRVYLGETFKL; this comes from the coding sequence ATGCTCGTCGCCAAAGGTCTGCGCAAGCGCTACAAGCAGCGCGAAGTGGTGAAGGAATTCGGGCTGACCCTGGACGCCGGTGAAGTGGTCGGCCTGCTCGGCCCCAACGGTGCCGGCAAGACCACCTGCTTCTACATGATCGTGGGCCTGGTCGAGGCCGACGCCGGCAGCATCGTGCTGGATGGCAAGGACATCACCGCCGACCCCATGTACACCCGCGCCAAGCAGGGCGTGGGCTATCTGCCCCAGGAACCGTCGGTCTTCCGCAAGCTCACCGTGGCCGACAACCTGCGCCTGGTGCTGGAACTGCGCGAGGACCTGGACAAGGCCGGCCGCGAGAAGGAGCTGAATTCGCTGCTGGACGAGCTGCAGATCAACCACGTGGCCGACCAGCTGGGCGCCAGCCTGTCCGGCGGTGAGCGCCGCCGCTGCGAAATCGCCCGTGCGCTGGCCGCCAAGCCGCGCCTGATCCTGCTCGACGAGCCGTTCGCCGGCGTCGACCCGATCTCGGTCGGCGAGATCCAGCGCATCGTCCTGCACCTCAAACAGCGTGGCATCGGGGTACTGATCACCGACCACAATGTGCGCGAAACCTTGGGAATCTGCGACCGCGCGTATATCCTCAACGAAGGCAGCGTACTGGCGCAGGGGGCACCAGACGCGATCCTGGAAAACGCAGACGTCCGCCGCGTGTACCTTGGAGAGACCTTCAAGCTCTGA
- the lptA gene encoding lipopolysaccharide transport periplasmic protein LptA yields MKTLHAVALALSLMVPAVGVQAKTSDRNQEMTIDAGAQSGTLVGDGVTTLSGGVTITQGTLDIRSAQADIHMKDGEAVRAVFTGKQAKMKQQLDDGTWMEAQADKIDYDIKKEIIVLTGNYTVKSAQGTNSGGTMTYNTATGQMNSGGDGQRVRTVIPPKNKGAAPAAKPAAAPAKTTVPTAGSKK; encoded by the coding sequence ATGAAAACCCTCCACGCTGTTGCCCTCGCCCTCAGCCTGATGGTGCCCGCCGTCGGCGTGCAGGCCAAGACCTCCGACCGCAACCAGGAAATGACCATCGACGCCGGGGCACAGTCCGGAACGCTGGTCGGCGATGGCGTCACCACCCTGTCGGGCGGCGTCACCATCACCCAGGGCACGCTCGACATCCGCTCCGCCCAGGCCGACATCCACATGAAGGACGGTGAAGCGGTGCGTGCGGTGTTCACCGGCAAGCAGGCCAAGATGAAACAGCAGCTCGATGACGGCACCTGGATGGAAGCCCAGGCCGACAAGATCGACTACGACATCAAGAAGGAAATCATCGTGCTCACCGGCAACTACACGGTCAAGAGCGCGCAGGGCACCAATTCGGGTGGCACGATGACCTACAACACCGCCACTGGCCAGATGAACAGCGGCGGCGACGGACAGCGCGTGCGCACGGTCATCCCGCCCAAGAACAAGGGTGCCGCCCCGGCCGCCAAGCCGGCCGCTGCCCCGGCCAAGACCACCGTCCCCACCGCCGGGAGCAAGAAGTAA
- the lptC gene encoding LPS export ABC transporter periplasmic protein LptC has protein sequence MNWRTALGGLLLVAALFSGWSLLRDRDKAEIVAGDDASKDYVLHDFQIIALDEQGRESTTLRAPLLERTRSDETMTIQTPLFLLPDRDGNHWELRSDTGWVSATGDKLRLSGNVSGDSPRVPSIPPTTFRTEQLDVFPKENRATSDGLVTLTRPGMTQSGVGFALNSSDKTYQFLSQVKSRYTPRQ, from the coding sequence ATGAACTGGCGTACCGCACTGGGTGGCCTGCTGCTGGTGGCTGCGTTGTTCAGCGGCTGGTCCCTGCTGCGCGATCGCGACAAGGCCGAGATCGTCGCGGGCGACGATGCCAGCAAGGACTATGTGCTGCACGATTTCCAGATCATCGCGCTGGACGAGCAGGGCCGCGAATCGACCACGCTGCGCGCACCGCTGCTGGAACGCACCCGCAGCGACGAGACCATGACCATCCAGACCCCGCTGTTCCTGCTGCCCGACCGCGACGGCAACCACTGGGAACTGCGCAGCGACACCGGCTGGGTCAGCGCCACCGGCGACAAGCTGCGGCTGTCCGGCAACGTCAGCGGCGACAGCCCGCGGGTGCCCAGCATTCCACCGACCACGTTCCGCACCGAGCAGCTGGACGTGTTCCCCAAGGAAAACCGCGCCACCTCCGATGGACTGGTGACCCTGACCCGACCGGGCATGACCCAATCCGGCGTCGGCTTCGCGCTGAACTCCAGCGACAAGACCTACCAGTTCCTGAGCCAGGTCAAGAGCCGTTACACGCCCCGTCAGTGA
- a CDS encoding KdsC family phosphatase, with the protein MPYSPLPGFPSHLHAVAGRIRLACFDVDGTLTDGRLYYDRDGNESKAYYVQDGLGLKLLQQHGIHPVLITARNSLSAQKRGADLGIDTQIAVGDKLASVRTLCDQHGIGLDQVAFMGDDLPDLAPLCAVGLAVAPANAHPWIAERVHWQTRLDGGRGAARELCDVLLAAQGHVDAVLARFGA; encoded by the coding sequence ATGCCCTACTCCCCGCTGCCCGGTTTCCCGTCCCACCTGCATGCCGTTGCCGGCCGTATCCGGCTGGCCTGTTTCGACGTGGACGGCACACTCACCGACGGTCGGCTCTACTACGACCGTGATGGCAACGAGAGCAAGGCGTATTACGTGCAGGACGGACTTGGCCTGAAACTGCTGCAGCAGCACGGCATCCACCCCGTGTTGATCACCGCGCGCAACAGCCTGTCGGCGCAGAAGCGCGGCGCCGACCTGGGTATCGACACCCAGATCGCGGTCGGCGACAAGCTGGCCAGCGTGCGCACCCTGTGCGACCAGCACGGCATCGGCCTGGACCAGGTGGCCTTCATGGGCGATGACCTGCCCGACCTGGCCCCGCTGTGCGCGGTCGGGCTGGCGGTGGCGCCGGCCAATGCCCATCCCTGGATCGCCGAACGCGTGCACTGGCAGACCCGTCTGGACGGGGGCCGCGGTGCCGCACGCGAGCTGTGCGACGTGCTGCTGGCCGCGCAGGGCCACGTGGATGCGGTCCTGGCGAGGTTCGGCGCATGA
- a CDS encoding KpsF/GutQ family sugar-phosphate isomerase, translating into MAVSPLPPSSADPAALVASGRRVFEIERDALAAVAERLGEGFSQACQLVLESRGRVVATGMGKSGHVARKIAATLASTGTPAFYVHPGEAGHGDLGMITEADVVLALSYSGESDEVLMLLPVLKRQGNRLIAMTGRPGSSLALAADVHLDVSVPAEACPLALAPTSSTTASLAMGDALAVALLDARGFTADDFARSHPAGSLGRRLLLHITDVMHSGDELPQVGENASLSEALVEMSRKRLGMTAVVDAGQRLVGLFTDGDLRRALDSDLDVRSARIVDVMTRTPRTIGADQLAVEAARVMETQQINGLIVVDGEGRAVGALNIHDLLRARVV; encoded by the coding sequence ATGGCTGTATCGCCCCTGCCCCCCTCATCGGCCGACCCGGCCGCGCTGGTTGCCAGCGGCCGCCGCGTGTTCGAGATCGAGCGCGATGCCCTTGCCGCAGTAGCCGAACGCCTGGGCGAGGGGTTCAGCCAGGCCTGCCAGCTGGTGCTGGAAAGTCGCGGCCGGGTGGTCGCCACGGGCATGGGCAAGTCCGGCCACGTGGCCCGCAAGATCGCCGCCACGCTGGCCTCTACCGGCACCCCGGCGTTCTACGTGCACCCCGGTGAGGCCGGCCACGGCGACCTGGGCATGATCACCGAAGCCGATGTGGTGCTGGCCCTGTCCTATTCGGGCGAATCGGACGAAGTGCTGATGCTGCTGCCGGTGCTCAAGCGCCAGGGCAACCGGCTGATCGCCATGACCGGCCGCCCCGGCTCGTCGCTGGCGCTGGCCGCCGACGTGCACCTGGACGTGAGCGTGCCGGCCGAAGCCTGCCCGCTGGCCCTGGCCCCGACCTCCAGCACCACCGCCTCGCTGGCGATGGGCGATGCGCTGGCGGTGGCCCTGCTGGACGCGCGCGGCTTCACCGCCGACGATTTCGCCCGCTCGCACCCGGCCGGCAGCCTGGGCCGGCGCCTGCTGCTGCACATCACCGATGTGATGCACAGCGGCGACGAGCTGCCCCAGGTGGGCGAGAACGCCAGCCTGAGCGAGGCGCTGGTGGAAATGAGCCGCAAGCGGCTCGGCATGACCGCCGTGGTCGATGCCGGCCAGCGCCTGGTGGGCCTGTTCACCGACGGCGACCTGCGCCGCGCCCTGGACAGCGACCTGGATGTGCGCAGCGCGCGCATCGTCGACGTGATGACCCGCACCCCGCGTACCATCGGCGCCGACCAGTTGGCCGTGGAAGCGGCCAGGGTCATGGAAACCCAGCAGATCAACGGCCTGATCGTGGTCGATGGCGAGGGCCGCGCGGTTGGCGCCCTCAATATTCATGACCTGTTGCGGGCCCGGGTGGTTTAA
- a CDS encoding BolA family protein: MDAETIRKLIEDGLPGARADVQGDDGVHFEATVVCDAFAGKMPLARHRMVYATLGDLMGGAIHALALKTVTPAEVAG; encoded by the coding sequence TTGGACGCCGAGACCATCCGCAAATTGATCGAAGACGGCCTGCCGGGCGCCCGCGCGGACGTGCAGGGCGATGACGGCGTGCATTTCGAGGCCACCGTGGTGTGCGACGCCTTTGCCGGCAAAATGCCGCTGGCGCGCCACCGGATGGTCTATGCCACCCTGGGCGATCTCATGGGCGGGGCGATCCACGCCCTGGCGCTGAAGACGGTGACCCCGGCCGAAGTGGCCGGTTGA
- the murA gene encoding UDP-N-acetylglucosamine 1-carboxyvinyltransferase, with amino-acid sequence MAKIVVTGGKPLHGEVNISGAKNAVLPILCATLLADAPVEITNVPHLHDVVTTVKLLSELGAKVTIDQGTLSRGSAIVVDPRPVNQHVAPYELVRTMRASILVLGPLLARFGAAEVSLPGGCAIGSRPVDQHIKGLQALGAEIVVENGFIKAHAKRLKGAHFTFDMVSVTGTENVLMAAVLAEGTTVLDNAAMEPEVTDLAHCLIALGAKIEGLGTARLVIEGVERLSGGRHEVLPDRIETGTFLVAAAMTGGKVTVNRARPNTMDAVLAKLVEAGAKIDTTDDSITLDMQGKRPRAVNLTTAPYPAFPTDMQAQFMALNCVADGVGVINETIFENRFMHVNELLRLGADIQVEGHTAIVRGADQLSGAPVMATDLRASASLILAGLMADGDTTIDRIYHLDRGYENIEEKLSSLGATIRRIA; translated from the coding sequence ATGGCCAAGATCGTAGTGACCGGCGGCAAGCCGCTGCACGGTGAAGTGAACATTTCCGGCGCCAAGAACGCCGTCCTCCCCATCCTGTGCGCGACCCTGCTGGCCGATGCGCCGGTGGAAATCACCAACGTGCCGCACCTGCATGACGTGGTGACCACGGTGAAGCTGCTCAGCGAGCTGGGGGCCAAGGTCACCATCGACCAGGGCACGCTGTCGCGCGGCAGCGCGATCGTGGTCGACCCGCGCCCGGTCAACCAGCATGTGGCCCCGTATGAGCTGGTGCGCACCATGCGCGCCTCGATCCTGGTGCTGGGCCCGCTGCTGGCCCGCTTCGGCGCGGCCGAAGTGTCGCTGCCCGGCGGCTGCGCGATCGGCTCGCGCCCGGTTGACCAGCACATCAAGGGCCTGCAGGCGCTGGGTGCGGAGATCGTCGTCGAGAACGGCTTCATCAAGGCGCACGCCAAGCGCCTGAAGGGCGCGCACTTCACCTTCGACATGGTCAGCGTGACCGGCACCGAGAACGTGCTGATGGCCGCCGTGCTGGCCGAAGGCACCACGGTGCTGGACAACGCGGCGATGGAGCCGGAAGTCACCGACCTGGCGCACTGCCTGATCGCGCTGGGCGCGAAGATCGAAGGCCTGGGCACCGCCCGGCTGGTGATCGAAGGCGTCGAGCGCCTGTCCGGCGGCCGCCATGAAGTGCTGCCCGACCGCATCGAAACCGGCACCTTCCTGGTGGCCGCGGCGATGACCGGCGGCAAGGTCACGGTCAACCGTGCCCGCCCGAACACGATGGACGCGGTGCTGGCCAAGCTGGTCGAAGCCGGTGCGAAGATCGACACCACCGACGACAGCATCACCCTGGACATGCAGGGCAAGCGCCCGCGCGCGGTCAACCTGACCACCGCGCCGTACCCGGCGTTCCCGACCGACATGCAGGCGCAGTTCATGGCGCTCAACTGCGTGGCCGATGGCGTGGGCGTGATCAACGAAACGATCTTCGAAAACCGTTTCATGCACGTCAACGAACTGCTGCGCCTGGGCGCGGACATCCAGGTTGAAGGCCATACCGCGATCGTGCGCGGTGCCGATCAGCTCAGCGGCGCGCCGGTGATGGCCACCGACCTGCGTGCGTCGGCCTCGCTGATCCTGGCCGGGCTGATGGCCGACGGTGACACCACCATCGACCGCATCTACCACCTGGACCGCGGCTACGAGAACATCGAAGAGAAGCTGTCGTCGCTGGGCGCCACCATCCGGCGCATCGCATGA
- a CDS encoding DUF3108 domain-containing protein, giving the protein MSIPTRPLTWIAAGALAVISLPALAMEPFTAQYQANYMGVQAPGTMTLAKADGNTWTYSLDVRSPMATLSQNTVFEEANGRLRPLSSKDSSVLLVKKRNVQANYDWTKNQATWTGDIKPDRAGPVALKTGDMDALLINLAIARDLAAGKPLTYRMVDEGRVKPMTYKVVGKEQVNVGGKAYDATKVSRVDGNKELIAWVVKDFPVPARLLQREGGKDALDLTIKSFK; this is encoded by the coding sequence ATGAGCATTCCGACCCGCCCGCTGACCTGGATCGCCGCTGGCGCACTGGCCGTCATCAGCCTGCCTGCGTTGGCGATGGAGCCGTTCACCGCGCAGTACCAGGCCAACTACATGGGCGTGCAGGCCCCGGGCACCATGACCCTGGCCAAGGCCGACGGCAACACCTGGACGTACAGCCTGGACGTGCGCAGCCCGATGGCCACGCTCAGCCAGAACACCGTGTTCGAAGAAGCCAACGGCCGCCTGCGCCCGCTCAGCAGCAAGGACAGCTCGGTGCTGCTGGTGAAGAAGCGCAACGTGCAGGCCAATTACGACTGGACGAAGAACCAGGCCACCTGGACCGGCGACATCAAGCCCGACCGTGCCGGCCCGGTGGCGCTGAAGACCGGCGACATGGACGCACTGCTGATCAACCTGGCAATCGCCCGCGACCTGGCCGCCGGCAAGCCGCTGACCTACCGCATGGTCGACGAAGGCCGGGTCAAGCCGATGACCTACAAAGTGGTCGGCAAGGAACAGGTCAACGTGGGCGGCAAAGCCTACGACGCCACCAAGGTTTCGCGCGTGGACGGCAACAAGGAACTGATCGCCTGGGTGGTCAAGGACTTCCCGGTGCCGGCGCGGCTGCTGCAGCGCGAAGGTGGCAAGGACGCGCTGGACCTGACCATCAAATCGTTCAAGTGA
- a CDS encoding DUF3108 domain-containing protein has protein sequence MKTTLSKPLVLLASLLCTVAIAQAQEPTPPELPVLPPPSTWEAPALEPFTATYQALYKGKEAGDATMRVTHTGGDQWRVDMQVVGRRGFASVLGLNIEQSTVFEKHGATYVPLSQATVRKGLFMGKKVTGTYDWKAGTAQWVGDLKKERTQPVPLQPGDQSALLLNLAIMRDARPGGQMHYRYADMGRVRQHDYQAAPDTENVEVGELSYNALRVYRTNGGNDETILWIANGVPTPVRILQREDGQDRIDLRLIEYQGV, from the coding sequence ATGAAAACCACTCTGTCCAAACCGCTGGTGCTGCTCGCCTCTCTGCTGTGCACGGTGGCGATCGCGCAGGCGCAGGAACCCACCCCGCCGGAACTGCCGGTGCTGCCGCCACCCAGTACCTGGGAGGCACCGGCGCTGGAGCCGTTTACCGCCACCTACCAGGCCCTGTACAAGGGCAAGGAAGCCGGCGATGCGACCATGCGTGTCACCCACACCGGTGGCGACCAGTGGCGCGTGGACATGCAGGTGGTGGGCCGGCGCGGCTTTGCCAGCGTGCTGGGCCTGAACATTGAACAGAGCACCGTGTTCGAGAAGCACGGCGCCACCTATGTGCCGCTGAGCCAGGCGACCGTGCGCAAGGGCCTGTTCATGGGCAAGAAGGTCACCGGCACCTACGACTGGAAGGCCGGTACCGCACAGTGGGTGGGCGACCTGAAGAAGGAACGCACCCAGCCGGTTCCGCTGCAGCCGGGCGACCAGAGCGCACTGCTGCTGAATCTTGCGATCATGCGCGATGCGCGCCCGGGCGGTCAGATGCATTACCGTTATGCGGATATGGGCCGGGTGCGCCAGCATGACTACCAGGCCGCACCGGACACCGAGAACGTCGAGGTCGGCGAGCTTTCCTACAACGCGCTGCGGGTGTATCGCACCAACGGCGGCAACGATGAAACCATCCTCTGGATCGCCAACGGGGTTCCCACCCCGGTCCGCATCCTGCAACGCGAAGACGGTCAGGATCGGATCGACCTGCGCCTGATCGAATACCAAGGAGTTTGA
- the purN gene encoding phosphoribosylglycinamide formyltransferase: MSSPSRIAVLASGRGSNLQAIIDAIAAGTLNAEVVAVLSDKPEASALQKVAPERRWARSPKDFADRAAFDAAMGDALAAFAPDWVVCAGYMRILGEAFVQRFAGRLVNIHPSLLPLYKGLHTHARALEAGDAEAGASVHFVVPELDAGTVLAQARVPVLPGDTAEQLAQRVLAVEHPLLIASLQWLVAGRVTERDGQLEVDGHPLFSPLRLDCAGQLAP, from the coding sequence ATGAGTTCACCCAGCCGCATCGCGGTACTGGCTTCCGGTCGTGGCAGCAACCTGCAGGCCATCATCGACGCCATCGCGGCCGGCACGCTCAACGCCGAAGTCGTTGCGGTGCTGTCGGACAAGCCGGAGGCCTCGGCACTTCAGAAAGTCGCGCCAGAGCGTCGCTGGGCGCGCTCGCCCAAGGACTTCGCCGACCGCGCCGCCTTCGACGCCGCGATGGGCGACGCGCTGGCCGCCTTCGCGCCAGACTGGGTGGTCTGCGCCGGTTACATGCGCATCCTCGGCGAAGCCTTCGTGCAGCGTTTTGCCGGCCGGCTGGTCAACATCCATCCGTCGCTGCTGCCGCTCTACAAGGGCTTGCACACCCACGCCCGCGCGCTGGAGGCCGGCGATGCCGAAGCCGGCGCCAGCGTGCACTTCGTGGTGCCCGAACTGGACGCCGGCACCGTGCTGGCCCAGGCGCGGGTGCCGGTACTGCCCGGCGATACCGCCGAACAGCTGGCCCAGCGCGTGCTGGCGGTGGAGCACCCGTTGCTGATCGCCAGCCTGCAGTGGCTGGTGGCCGGCCGCGTAACTGAACGCGACGGTCAGCTGGAGGTTGACGGCCACCCCCTGTTCAGTCCCCTGCGCCTAGATTGCGCCGGACAGCTGGCCCCCTGA
- a CDS encoding DUF2238 domain-containing protein produces MAPGKKAAFVGVLAVFALTWIQPMWPVEQGLHSSLTVIGLVALWWVDRRWTLGSGAFAAICGFIAIHCIAARWLYSNVPYDAWLQAVVHWSPNTAFGWKRNHFDRLIHLLYGVCFTPALTQLARHAWPQLRIGQAFALAVMAVMCSSLVYEWFEWGIALLLSPEAAESYNGQQGDLWDAHADMLLATVGALLTWPLLKRNVLK; encoded by the coding sequence ATGGCGCCGGGCAAGAAGGCAGCGTTCGTCGGCGTGCTCGCGGTGTTCGCGCTGACCTGGATCCAGCCGATGTGGCCGGTCGAACAAGGGCTGCACAGCAGCCTCACCGTGATCGGGCTGGTCGCCTTGTGGTGGGTGGACCGGCGCTGGACGCTGGGCAGCGGCGCGTTTGCCGCCATCTGCGGCTTCATCGCCATCCACTGCATCGCCGCGCGCTGGCTGTATTCCAACGTCCCGTACGACGCATGGCTGCAGGCAGTCGTGCACTGGTCGCCGAACACGGCTTTTGGCTGGAAGCGCAACCACTTCGACCGCCTGATCCACCTGCTGTACGGCGTCTGCTTCACCCCGGCGCTGACCCAGCTGGCGCGGCATGCCTGGCCGCAACTGCGTATCGGCCAGGCCTTCGCGCTGGCGGTGATGGCGGTGATGTGTTCGAGCCTGGTCTACGAATGGTTTGAATGGGGCATCGCCCTGTTGTTGTCTCCCGAGGCTGCCGAGTCGTACAACGGCCAGCAGGGCGACCTGTGGGATGCCCATGCGGACATGCTGCTGGCGACGGTGGGCGCGCTGCTCACTTGGCCCCTGCTCAAGCGGAACGTACTGAAATGA